The region ACAGCTGTGTTTCAAGAAATGAAATGCTTGAACTAAATCATTGAACCAATCATGATGGGTACATTGGTGCAAATCAGCTTCACAAGTACCGTGCCCTTTTAGGCGGGGGGCCAATACTGTGCATCCTGTAAGTTCATGAATTTGACGGCTGAACTCTACGACACTTTGTGGTGTGCCCATAAATCCATGGCATACTAAAATGCCAATATGGCTGCCCTTTAGGAAGATCGTTTCTGCACCTTCAATGACTGAATATCTTGTTGGACTCATTCATTCTCACCAAACTTTCTAAAAAATTTAAACCAAAATGATTCAACAGCAGGAAATAGTCTCTCATGGACTTGCGAAATTAATAATAGAGGGAATGCTCAAGACAGCTAAAGAAAAATAAAAAAACCTTTTTGCATTTGAGCAAAAAGGGAAGCAACATAATAGCTTTATCACCCAAAGCAAATGCTTTGCTGGTAGGAGCACCTTGCATGAAAAGCAGGTTGCTGTGAAGTCGTCGAGCCAGTACTCTCGTTCACTCTTGATAAATGAATATGAAATTGAATAGTTTCAATGTATTATATGATATTAATTCCGATTAAGTCAATAGGAATAATTATTTTTAATGATGGCGAAATGAGCAAGCGTCTAAAAATTAAAGCTAGGTGTTGAGATTAGTACGTTTTAAGCTGTTGATTGGAGTGCAAGACGAAGACTCCGGCGGGATTAGCGGGATAGGGGACCCCCCTCAGAAAGCGAGGAGAGGTTGGGCGGATGTTCAATTAAGTTCGGCACTTCCTCGAAAAATGCCAGTCATTTTTCTTCGTGTGATGTGTCGCTGTCGAAGAATTCCTTGTCCTGTGCCAACATCGAAGGACCTCTCTTCGTGTGTGGCCCGCGGAAAGCGAAGACTTGCACGGAAATCAACAGCGGTGTTTAACAGAACAAAAAAAGTCGATGATCCTCGTGGAAATCCTGGGATAATCGACCTTTATGCTTCATCTGAAATTGTTTTTCTGTTTTCGTTTTTGTCTTTCGGGTCCTTAAATCTGCCAAAGCATATAAACCCCGATGCATTTCCGGATTTTGTTTTCCTTCGCGGATCAACTTATCTCGTTTTTTTCGCGCATTGCTTTTCGCCATGATAGCACTCTCCTTGTTATTCTTTGTACAACATGATGATAGAGTTATTTCTAGTTTTTGTAAAGGGATTTTCGCCTATTTGTCGAAATGGATATTGGAAAGGTGGTACTTATATGAGCGACAAAATCCAACAGGACATATTAAATGAATTGAAATCAATCAATAGCAGACTTGAAGCGTTAGAAAAAGAGTCATATCATCATCAAAACGAATCCTTTACTTCAGGATTTTTCGATGCATTGAAATCATTGGCATTTGGAGCATTTGTTGTTGGCCCAGCCATAGCAATCGTGATGGGCCTTGGGGTACTCTTTGTGCATTTCCTTAACCATATTATCTGAATTCGCCAATGTTGATCTAATAAAAATTCAATACTGGCTTGCCAACAAAGAGAATAGGGGGGAGAGCTATTCTCCCTGAAAGCTTGGATCGCATGCGGTTCGACATTAAGAAATATCAACCTTCCAGTTGTTTTTTCAACTTTCGATAATCAGATTTGACAGAAGATGAAACCATAAGCTTCAGAAGTGGTTCAGAAATCCGAAAAAATCTGCGTGCATCGCCTTGAACGATTGCAAAAACTCTTGTACCAGAAGAAGATGGTTCTACATATCGAGTGACTTGGATCGGAAATGAACTGGAGATGCTTTCAATTTTTATTTTTTGATCCTCCATAAATTCAGTGACCTTAAAAGTGGTGATGATCCGTTTCCCGAGAAACTTTGCAGTCTGTTCATAGGTCGACCCTATCTCAATCGGTCCAGGAGTTGTAAATTTAGCCTTAACCATGCCTCCCTGCCATTTCGGGTTGTTCTCAAAGTTAGCGATATAGCGGAATACCTCGTGTGGAGGCCGCTCTATATAATTGTTGACCTCGATTTTGATCATCTTGTTTTCCCCTCTTCGACAAACTCTTTTAAGAAAGTACCCAGCAATTCCTTCCATCCTTCTTCATGGGCTTGATGCCATTCAGGATCCAATAATCCGGAAGCTTGATGAGAAAGCTTAAGGAGTGTTAAGTTTCCATATGTTTCTAGTCTATAGCCATAGGCGCTTATAACAGCTCCTTGCATACCCAATAATCCCTCAAGTCTGATTTCATTATTAGGGTCAAAATAGGTGATAGTTCCCCACAGGGCTGCATTTCCACCCTTTCCTTTTTCAATGAATTTTCCCCCTGCTTTTGGATCGATTGACAAATTGGATTCAGCGCCGCACAGTCT is a window of Falsibacillus albus DNA encoding:
- a CDS encoding SRPBCC family protein — protein: MIKIEVNNYIERPPHEVFRYIANFENNPKWQGGMVKAKFTTPGPIEIGSTYEQTAKFLGKRIITTFKVTEFMEDQKIKIESISSSFPIQVTRYVEPSSSGTRVFAIVQGDARRFFRISEPLLKLMVSSSVKSDYRKLKKQLEG
- a CDS encoding uracil phosphoribosyltransferase, with product MAKSNARKKRDKLIREGKQNPEMHRGLYALADLRTRKTKTKTEKQFQMKHKGRLSQDFHEDHRLFLFC